In the genome of Flavobacterium panacagri, one region contains:
- a CDS encoding FAD binding domain-containing protein → MKNFQIIRALSSKTAVTNISKEKEAMFIAGGTNLVDLMKKNVVSPDKLIDINGLDLKKIEFLKGKVSIGALAKNSQVAEDVSIKEKHPLLALALAAGASQQIRHMATVGGNMLQKTRCSYYYNTDMPCNKRTPKSGCGAIGGFNRMHAIFGASDSCIAVHPSDMCIALAALDAQVLVEGPKGKRQIKFTDFHRLPGNTPEKDNTLEAKELITSVEIPDHNFTKNVHYLKVRDRTSYAFALVSVAAALDLKNNVIKDVRLAMGGVAHKPWRLTEAEEFLKGKTVSEEVFKQAGDLAMKGARTYGGNDFKITLGANTITEALTIAASK, encoded by the coding sequence ATGAAAAATTTCCAGATAATTAGAGCTTTATCATCAAAAACAGCTGTAACGAATATCAGCAAAGAAAAAGAAGCCATGTTTATTGCAGGCGGAACAAATCTGGTGGACTTAATGAAAAAGAATGTTGTCTCGCCAGATAAATTAATTGATATCAACGGTTTAGATTTAAAGAAAATAGAATTTCTAAAAGGAAAAGTTTCGATAGGTGCTTTAGCAAAAAACAGTCAGGTTGCCGAAGATGTATCGATAAAAGAAAAACATCCGTTATTGGCTTTGGCTTTAGCTGCAGGAGCTTCACAACAGATCAGGCACATGGCAACAGTCGGAGGTAATATGCTGCAGAAAACCAGATGTTCGTATTATTACAATACCGATATGCCATGTAACAAAAGAACACCAAAAAGCGGCTGCGGTGCTATTGGCGGTTTCAACAGGATGCACGCTATTTTTGGAGCTTCAGATAGTTGTATTGCCGTTCATCCAAGTGATATGTGTATTGCATTGGCTGCATTAGACGCGCAGGTTTTGGTTGAAGGACCAAAAGGAAAAAGACAAATAAAATTCACAGATTTTCATCGTCTGCCGGGAAATACGCCTGAAAAAGACAATACTTTGGAAGCAAAAGAGCTGATTACTTCTGTTGAAATTCCTGATCATAATTTTACTAAAAATGTTCATTATCTGAAAGTTCGTGACAGAACGAGTTATGCTTTTGCATTAGTTTCTGTTGCTGCAGCATTGGATTTAAAAAATAATGTAATAAAAGATGTCAGACTTGCCATGGGAGGTGTGGCGCACAAACCTTGGAGATTGACTGAAGCGGAAGAATTTCTAAAAGGGAAAACAGTTTCAGAAGAAGTTTTTAAACAAGCAGGCGATTTAGCTATGAAAGGTGCTAGAACTTATGGCGGAAATGACTTTAAAATTACGCTTGGAGCGAATACTATAACAGAAGCACTTACGATAGCAGCATCAAAATAA